The Pirellulimonas nuda genome includes a region encoding these proteins:
- a CDS encoding aldehyde dehydrogenase family protein: MTPVLIAGEWVSANAKRGFRAHDPKTSEPIGDEFPVSDWSDCDAALSAAVGAAEALEACSGDQIASFLDAYAGGLAGNAEAICRQAEEETALPYQPRLADVEMPRTVNQLRLAAEAARVGAWRAPVVDAAANIRSCYGPLGPVFVLGPNNFPLAFNAVSGGDFAAAIATGNPVIAKAHPAHPATTRLLAQAAQAAAAEAGLPAASVQLLYGVENEHGLRMAADPRLAAVAFTGSRPAGLALKAAADAVGKPIYLEMSSVNPVFFLPGAVAERRDALIEELAGSCLMAAGQFCTCPNLFVLHAGDDAEAVLQGVQDRFQQRPAGALFAEAVVRGLASSIASLKAAGAEVACGGAEAGDAGFRFQNTLLKTTGDAFLANPAALQTEAFGPVSLAVVVRDGEQAVQVARHIEGSLTGSIYSSTQGDDDALALRLQQTLRRRVGRLINDKMPTGVAVSPAMNHGGPFPATGNPGFTAVGIPASLRRFAKLDCYDNVRPARLPACLAD; this comes from the coding sequence ATGACGCCCGTTTTGATTGCCGGTGAGTGGGTTTCTGCTAACGCAAAACGCGGCTTCCGCGCGCACGACCCGAAGACTTCTGAGCCGATCGGCGACGAGTTTCCGGTCAGCGATTGGTCCGACTGCGACGCGGCGCTCAGCGCCGCGGTGGGGGCCGCCGAAGCGCTCGAAGCCTGTTCCGGCGATCAGATCGCGTCGTTCCTTGACGCCTACGCCGGGGGGTTAGCCGGCAATGCCGAGGCGATCTGCCGCCAGGCCGAAGAGGAGACCGCCCTCCCCTACCAGCCGCGGCTGGCCGACGTCGAGATGCCCCGCACGGTCAACCAACTACGATTGGCCGCCGAGGCCGCGCGCGTAGGGGCGTGGCGGGCGCCGGTGGTCGACGCCGCGGCCAACATCCGTTCTTGCTACGGGCCGCTGGGGCCGGTGTTTGTGCTGGGGCCGAACAACTTCCCGCTGGCGTTCAACGCCGTCTCGGGGGGAGACTTCGCCGCCGCGATCGCGACCGGCAACCCCGTGATCGCCAAGGCGCACCCGGCCCACCCAGCGACCACCAGGCTGCTGGCCCAGGCCGCCCAGGCAGCCGCTGCCGAGGCAGGGCTCCCCGCGGCGAGCGTGCAACTGCTGTACGGCGTCGAGAACGAGCACGGCCTGCGGATGGCGGCCGACCCCCGGCTGGCGGCGGTAGCCTTCACCGGCAGCCGGCCGGCAGGCCTGGCGCTAAAGGCCGCGGCGGACGCGGTCGGCAAGCCGATCTACCTCGAGATGTCGAGCGTCAACCCTGTCTTCTTCCTGCCCGGCGCAGTGGCCGAGCGACGAGACGCCCTCATCGAAGAGCTCGCCGGGAGCTGCCTGATGGCCGCCGGGCAGTTCTGCACCTGCCCCAACCTGTTTGTGCTGCACGCCGGCGACGACGCCGAGGCGGTGCTGCAAGGCGTGCAGGACCGGTTCCAGCAGCGCCCCGCCGGCGCGTTGTTTGCCGAAGCCGTCGTGCGCGGTCTGGCCAGTTCGATCGCGTCGCTCAAGGCCGCGGGCGCCGAGGTAGCCTGCGGCGGCGCAGAGGCCGGGGACGCCGGGTTCCGGTTCCAGAACACGCTGTTGAAGACCACGGGCGACGCGTTTCTCGCCAATCCAGCCGCGCTGCAGACCGAGGCGTTCGGGCCCGTGTCGTTGGCGGTGGTGGTGCGCGACGGGGAACAAGCCGTCCAGGTCGCCCGCCACATCGAGGGGAGCCTGACCGGATCGATCTATTCGTCGACCCAGGGAGACGACGACGCCCTGGCGTTGCGGCTGCAACAGACGCTGCGTCGCCGCGTCGGCCGGCTGATCAACGACAAGATGCCCACCGGCGTGGCGGTATCTCCCGCCATGAATCACGGCGGCCCGTTCCCTGCTACCGGCAACCCCGGGTTCACGGCCGTGGGCATCCCGGCCTCGCTGCGGCGTTTCGCCAAACTCGACTGCTACGACAACGTGCGGCCGGCCCGCCTCCCAGCGTGCCTGGCAGACTAG
- a CDS encoding proline racemase family protein codes for MIRVIDSHTEGEPTRVVVEGLPSLAPPGSAMSAHRDELRSQIDWLRTALTHEPRGAAWMVGAVLLPPADPTSAAGVVFFNNTGYLGMCGHGMIGVVRTLAYLGRIGPGEHRIETPAGAVGATLHPDGAVSVENVPSYRRQQGVVVRLEGGEAVTGDVAYGGNWFFLTHADGLDGGPTAALHARASAIKHALVQQGVTGDRGAEIDHIELVGPPSDPSTADARSYVLCPGGEYDRSPCGTGTSAKLACLAADGLLAPGDLWRQESITGGLFTGVYRLADGGVVPTITGRAYVTGELLLVAELGDPFRYGIV; via the coding sequence ATGATCCGAGTGATCGATTCGCACACCGAGGGGGAGCCGACGCGGGTTGTCGTCGAGGGGCTGCCGAGCTTGGCGCCGCCGGGCAGCGCCATGTCAGCGCACCGCGACGAGCTGCGCAGCCAGATCGACTGGCTCAGAACGGCGCTGACCCACGAGCCCCGCGGCGCCGCGTGGATGGTGGGCGCCGTGCTGCTGCCGCCGGCCGACCCCACGAGCGCCGCTGGCGTGGTGTTCTTCAACAACACCGGCTACCTGGGCATGTGCGGCCACGGGATGATCGGCGTGGTGCGTACGCTGGCCTACCTGGGGCGGATCGGGCCCGGCGAGCACCGCATCGAGACCCCCGCCGGCGCCGTCGGCGCCACGCTGCACCCGGACGGGGCGGTTTCGGTCGAGAACGTGCCGAGCTACCGCCGGCAGCAAGGGGTTGTCGTGCGGCTCGAGGGGGGAGAGGCCGTCACCGGCGACGTGGCCTACGGCGGCAACTGGTTCTTCTTGACGCACGCCGACGGGCTCGACGGGGGCCCCACCGCGGCGCTGCACGCCCGCGCGTCGGCCATCAAACACGCCCTCGTGCAGCAGGGGGTGACGGGCGACCGGGGCGCCGAGATCGATCACATCGAGCTGGTCGGCCCGCCCAGCGATCCGTCCACCGCCGACGCCCGCAGCTACGTCCTCTGCCCCGGGGGCGAATACGACCGCTCGCCGTGCGGCACCGGAACCAGCGCCAAGCTGGCCTGCTTGGCGGCCGACGGGCTGCTCGCGCCGGGCGACCTGTGGCGGCAAGAATCGATCACCGGCGGGCTGTTCACCGGCGTCTATCGGTTGGCCGATGGGGGGGTCGTCCCTACCATCACCGGCCGGGCGTACGTGACCGGCGAGCTGCTGCTGGTGGCCGAGCTGGGCGATCCGTTCCGCTACGGCATCGTGTAG
- a CDS encoding DUF5060 domain-containing protein, which yields MASLPRVPFCLIHLFAATALLIAVGPARAVEVRGSDDSPDTLMRWHRVSLTFDGPTASETDPSNPCFNYRLDVTLRGPSGKEFTVPGFFAADGNAGRTGASSGDKWRANFCPNEVGDWTWQASFREGRDVAIAKDPKAGQPRKPIDGQSGTFTVAESNKSGRDIRSPDKGLILNRGEHFLTFASGKPFLKGGPGVPENMLGYFGFDNTTSENKRGPVYEDIPQEEKYLHRYAGHTRDWEPGDPDWDRNDGPEGTRKNAGRNFIGMLNFLGRQNGVTSLYIMTMSVQDDGDDTYPTVAHADKEHYDVSKLDQWETVFTHAESVGIFMHLLLCEASNDMYYNSEGKPLGRIRKLFFRQMLARFGHHVAFQLDIGEEHDFTIPQVKEQAAWLKMLDAYDHPISSHNRGPKLEALWSGLVGDRNIDMTAVQSGLGNQKIYQFVKKWREKSADAGAPLVISGDEIHGTMTDYDKGRVEKMWPWYLSGGGGYEWYLKKPESHNYDQEVDDYRITKQMPKQIGIAVNELIKLPLNAMAPHNDLLKGMPNGFCLAQPGEVYAIYDQKKGRGFRLDLTDAQGEFEVKWLNPRSGGPWATGSVAAVSGGKEADLGEAPDTADQDWCCIVRKQ from the coding sequence ATGGCCAGTCTCCCGCGCGTCCCGTTTTGCCTGATTCACCTGTTCGCAGCGACGGCGCTGCTCATCGCGGTCGGCCCGGCCCGCGCCGTTGAGGTCCGCGGCAGCGACGACAGCCCCGACACGCTGATGCGTTGGCACCGTGTGTCGCTGACGTTCGACGGCCCCACCGCCAGTGAGACCGACCCCAGCAACCCCTGCTTCAACTACCGCCTCGACGTGACGCTCCGCGGCCCCAGCGGCAAGGAGTTCACCGTGCCGGGCTTTTTCGCCGCGGACGGCAACGCCGGCCGCACAGGCGCCTCCAGCGGCGACAAGTGGCGGGCCAACTTCTGCCCCAACGAGGTGGGGGACTGGACCTGGCAGGCGTCGTTCCGTGAGGGGCGTGACGTCGCCATCGCCAAGGACCCCAAGGCGGGACAGCCCCGCAAGCCGATCGACGGGCAGTCCGGCACGTTCACGGTGGCAGAGTCGAACAAGTCGGGGCGCGACATCCGCAGCCCCGACAAGGGCCTGATCCTCAACCGCGGCGAGCACTTCCTCACGTTCGCCAGCGGCAAGCCGTTCCTGAAGGGGGGCCCGGGCGTCCCCGAGAACATGCTGGGCTACTTCGGGTTCGATAACACCACCTCCGAGAACAAGCGCGGGCCGGTGTATGAAGACATCCCGCAAGAAGAAAAGTACCTGCACCGCTACGCCGGCCACACCCGCGACTGGGAGCCGGGCGACCCCGACTGGGACCGCAACGACGGCCCGGAGGGCACCCGCAAGAACGCCGGCCGCAACTTCATCGGCATGCTCAACTTCTTGGGCCGGCAGAACGGCGTGACCAGCCTGTACATCATGACGATGAGCGTCCAGGACGACGGCGACGACACCTACCCCACCGTCGCCCACGCAGACAAAGAGCACTACGACGTCAGCAAGCTCGACCAGTGGGAAACAGTGTTCACCCACGCCGAGAGCGTCGGCATCTTCATGCACCTGCTGCTGTGCGAAGCGTCGAACGACATGTACTACAACAGCGAGGGGAAGCCGCTCGGCCGCATCCGCAAGCTCTTCTTCCGGCAGATGCTGGCCCGCTTCGGCCACCACGTGGCGTTCCAGCTCGACATCGGCGAGGAACACGACTTCACGATCCCCCAAGTCAAGGAGCAGGCGGCCTGGCTGAAGATGCTTGACGCGTACGACCACCCGATCTCCTCGCACAACCGCGGCCCCAAGCTCGAAGCGCTCTGGTCGGGGCTGGTCGGCGACCGGAACATCGACATGACGGCCGTGCAGTCGGGCCTGGGCAACCAAAAGATCTACCAGTTCGTGAAAAAGTGGCGTGAAAAATCGGCCGACGCGGGGGCGCCGCTGGTGATCTCGGGCGACGAGATCCACGGCACGATGACCGACTACGACAAGGGACGCGTCGAGAAGATGTGGCCCTGGTACCTCAGCGGCGGCGGCGGTTACGAGTGGTACCTCAAGAAGCCCGAGTCGCACAACTACGACCAGGAGGTAGACGACTACCGCATCACCAAGCAGATGCCCAAGCAGATCGGCATCGCCGTCAATGAGTTGATCAAGCTGCCGCTCAACGCGATGGCGCCTCACAACGACCTGCTCAAGGGCATGCCCAACGGCTTCTGCCTGGCGCAGCCCGGCGAGGTGTACGCCATCTACGACCAGAAGAAGGGGAGGGGCTTCCGCCTCGACCTGACCGACGCCCAAGGCGAGTTCGAGGTAAAATGGCTCAACCCCCGAAGCGGCGGCCCCTGGGCCACCGGCAGCGTCGCTGCCGTCTCCGGAGGCAAGGAAGCAGACCTGGGCGAGGCGCCCGACACCGCGGACCAGGACTGGTGCTGCATCGTGCGTAAGCAGTAG
- a CDS encoding DMT family transporter, with protein MLNNHSLGIGAGLGAALLWALSADLYRLLGERISPMALNLYKGVYASAALVLAILATGQIAEAPPLWPMAMLALSGLVGIGVGDTAFFAALNALGPRRTVLIAEASAPAFTISIAWLWLGEGLGPGVLVGIGAITLGVTLVTTERPPSHEPHPHAMRGIAYALVAAACQGIGAVLTRGAFELADQSDQQISVLWSTLIRLAAGAVGLLAVMPLCGQQYLPRAVRNAATWRRILLAASIGTLGGLTLQQVSFKNTFAGPAQTVMAMTAVFVLLIAVARGEHVGLRGWLGTVIAVAGVALLFSDLK; from the coding sequence TTGCTCAACAACCACTCGCTGGGGATCGGCGCCGGCCTCGGCGCCGCGCTGCTGTGGGCGCTGTCGGCCGACCTGTACCGCCTGCTGGGCGAGCGGATCAGCCCGATGGCGCTCAACCTCTACAAAGGGGTGTACGCGTCGGCGGCGTTGGTGCTGGCCATCCTGGCCACGGGGCAGATCGCCGAGGCCCCCCCGCTTTGGCCGATGGCCATGCTGGCGCTCAGCGGGCTGGTCGGCATCGGCGTGGGCGACACCGCGTTCTTCGCGGCGCTCAACGCCCTGGGGCCGAGGCGGACCGTGCTGATCGCCGAGGCGTCGGCGCCGGCGTTCACGATCAGCATCGCTTGGCTGTGGCTCGGCGAGGGGCTGGGGCCCGGCGTGCTGGTCGGCATCGGCGCCATCACCCTGGGGGTGACGCTGGTGACGACCGAACGCCCCCCCTCCCACGAGCCCCACCCGCACGCGATGCGCGGCATCGCCTACGCCCTGGTCGCCGCGGCGTGCCAGGGGATCGGAGCGGTGCTCACACGCGGCGCGTTCGAGCTGGCGGACCAAAGCGACCAGCAGATCAGCGTCCTCTGGAGCACGCTCATCCGGCTCGCGGCGGGCGCCGTCGGGCTGCTGGCGGTCATGCCGCTCTGCGGGCAGCAGTACTTGCCCCGGGCGGTTCGCAACGCCGCCACGTGGCGGCGGATCTTGCTCGCCGCGTCCATCGGCACGCTCGGCGGGCTCACCCTGCAGCAGGTTTCGTTCAAGAACACTTTCGCCGGCCCGGCCCAAACGGTGATGGCCATGACCGCGGTGTTCGTGCTGCTGATCGCGGTGGCCCGGGGAGAACATGTGGGCCTGCGCGGCTGGCTGGGGACCGTCATCGCGGTAGCCGGCGTAGCGCTGCTGTTCAGCGATCTCAAGTAG
- a CDS encoding dihydrodipicolinate synthase family protein: MNKPQWTGVLPAATTQFNDDESLNIDATLRHLDAMLDAGVHGMIMLGTVGENCSLDPQEKIDVLKATVEHVGGRVPVLSGVAEYTTKMACRTAQAAQDAGVDGLMVLPAMVYRSDARETVYHYRTVASATDLPIMCYNNPISYRVDISPETFAELADEPKLVAIKESSEDVRRITDLKNVVGDRYTLLCGVDDLVLESLLLGAEGWVSGLVNAFPAENRLIWDLAMAGRYQEAVEVYRWYTPLLHLDTHPKLVQYIKLAVAECGYGTEKLRAPRLPIVGEERERVLGIIRRAIATRPNAQTYAGALAS; the protein is encoded by the coding sequence GTGAACAAGCCTCAATGGACCGGCGTCCTCCCGGCCGCTACGACACAGTTTAACGACGACGAGTCGTTGAACATCGACGCCACGCTCAGGCACCTCGACGCGATGCTCGACGCCGGCGTGCACGGCATGATCATGCTGGGGACGGTGGGCGAGAACTGCTCGCTCGACCCGCAAGAAAAGATCGACGTGCTCAAGGCGACGGTCGAGCACGTCGGGGGCCGTGTGCCGGTCCTCTCCGGCGTGGCGGAGTACACGACCAAGATGGCCTGCCGCACCGCCCAAGCGGCGCAGGACGCCGGCGTCGACGGGCTGATGGTGCTGCCGGCGATGGTCTACCGCAGCGATGCGCGGGAGACGGTCTACCACTACCGCACCGTGGCCTCGGCGACCGACCTGCCGATCATGTGCTACAACAACCCGATCAGCTACCGGGTCGATATCTCGCCCGAGACGTTCGCCGAGCTGGCCGACGAGCCGAAGCTGGTAGCGATCAAGGAGTCGTCCGAAGACGTCCGCCGGATCACCGACCTCAAGAACGTGGTGGGCGACCGCTACACGCTGCTGTGCGGTGTAGACGACCTGGTGCTCGAAAGCCTGTTGCTGGGCGCCGAGGGATGGGTCTCGGGGCTGGTGAACGCGTTCCCCGCCGAGAACCGGCTGATCTGGGACCTGGCGATGGCGGGCCGGTACCAAGAGGCGGTGGAGGTGTACCGCTGGTACACGCCGCTGCTGCACCTGGACACCCACCCGAAGCTGGTGCAATACATCAAGCTCGCCGTGGCCGAGTGCGGCTACGGGACCGAGAAGCTGCGGGCGCCCCGGCTGCCGATCGTGGGGGAGGAACGCGAGCGGGTGCTGGGGATCATCCGTCGGGCGATCGCCACCCGCCCCAACGCCCAGACGTACGCCGGAGCGCTGGCGAGCTAG
- a CDS encoding glycoside hydrolase family 28 protein, whose translation MIRQTPATRNSAAALLAVATLLASGRTSAAADVGAEPSTKAVNVKQFGAIGDGVASETAAIQRAIDACHDAGGGDVRVPAGDFQIGTIVLKSNVTLSLDFGASLLGSTDKADYPTDGIDDPREGGPHCLIYANGATNIAIEGLGVIDGRGTPEHFPRLRSGGKNGGLRPRLLRMVNCDGLTFSGLTWKRPAFWGLHLIDCKNVRFDAVTIRFRNNNYNNDGIDLDGCQRVLIENCDIDSGDDAICLKSSKNPCRNIVVRRCKVSSNTAALKFGTSSRGGFIDVSVTNCYFFNCPMGAIKLQSVDGGRLENVDISRIVMKNVGNPLFMRLGNRGSTFGDGRAGALVGTLKNIRVSDVVAEVAVEDRAKAAEAAYKNLEAAPNAGVTDKEKSKSGPIMITGLPGHYIEDVVLENIKISYPGNGTQEDAKRVVPEDEHRYPEQYFFGVLPAWGAYVRHAKNVQFNNVELSTRGPDQRDKIVLDDVISSVSEAHHVAPPGPGDWSKVRLFGHAFRNDDFTPEQYGFIRDHFSIFTIEKRHAKNVYGATSTEHAAAETAKKLLKNNPDMRVLLYWSTRAIAP comes from the coding sequence ATGATTAGACAGACACCAGCAACGCGGAACTCGGCAGCCGCGCTGCTTGCGGTCGCTACGTTGCTCGCGTCCGGTCGCACCAGCGCGGCCGCCGATGTTGGCGCAGAGCCATCCACCAAAGCCGTCAACGTCAAGCAATTCGGCGCGATCGGTGACGGAGTTGCATCGGAGACCGCCGCGATCCAACGCGCCATCGACGCCTGCCACGACGCCGGCGGAGGGGACGTCCGCGTGCCCGCCGGCGATTTTCAGATTGGCACGATCGTGTTGAAGAGCAACGTCACGCTCTCACTCGACTTCGGGGCCAGCTTGCTGGGCAGCACCGACAAGGCCGACTATCCAACCGACGGCATCGACGACCCGAGGGAGGGTGGGCCGCATTGCTTGATCTACGCCAACGGCGCAACCAATATCGCCATCGAAGGGCTCGGCGTGATCGATGGAAGAGGGACCCCAGAACACTTCCCCAGACTCCGATCGGGCGGCAAGAACGGGGGCCTTCGCCCCCGTCTGCTGCGGATGGTCAACTGCGACGGGCTTACTTTTTCTGGACTCACTTGGAAGCGTCCCGCCTTTTGGGGATTGCACCTCATCGACTGCAAGAACGTCCGCTTCGATGCGGTGACAATCCGGTTCCGCAACAACAACTACAACAACGACGGGATCGATCTGGACGGTTGCCAGCGCGTTCTGATCGAGAACTGTGACATCGATTCCGGTGACGACGCGATCTGCCTGAAGAGCTCGAAGAATCCGTGCCGCAACATTGTGGTGCGTCGGTGCAAGGTGTCCAGCAACACGGCTGCATTAAAGTTCGGCACGTCATCCCGGGGCGGATTCATCGATGTCAGCGTCACCAACTGCTATTTCTTCAACTGCCCCATGGGCGCCATCAAGCTGCAGTCGGTGGACGGCGGACGCCTGGAGAACGTCGATATCTCTCGGATCGTAATGAAGAATGTTGGCAATCCCCTTTTCATGCGATTGGGCAATCGAGGCAGCACCTTCGGCGACGGACGAGCGGGCGCCCTGGTAGGCACGTTGAAGAACATACGAGTCAGCGATGTGGTCGCCGAGGTGGCCGTAGAGGATCGGGCGAAGGCCGCCGAAGCCGCGTACAAGAACCTCGAAGCGGCTCCCAACGCGGGCGTGACCGACAAGGAAAAGTCAAAATCCGGCCCGATCATGATCACGGGGCTCCCCGGTCACTACATCGAAGACGTGGTCCTGGAGAACATCAAGATCTCCTACCCGGGCAATGGCACGCAAGAAGACGCCAAACGGGTTGTGCCAGAGGACGAGCATCGCTACCCCGAGCAGTATTTCTTTGGCGTACTGCCGGCCTGGGGCGCCTATGTCCGCCACGCCAAGAACGTTCAATTCAACAATGTCGAGCTGTCAACACGCGGGCCGGACCAACGCGACAAGATCGTGTTGGATGACGTCATCTCTTCCGTCTCCGAAGCCCACCACGTGGCGCCCCCCGGCCCGGGCGACTGGTCCAAAGTGCGTCTGTTCGGCCACGCCTTCCGGAACGACGATTTTACGCCCGAACAATACGGTTTCATCCGAGACCATTTCTCCATCTTTACGATCGAGAAACGGCATGCAAAGAATGTCTATGGCGCTACCAGCACCGAGCACGCCGCGGCAGAGACCGCAAAGAAACTGCTGAAGAACAACCCAGACATGCGCGTGCTGCTCTACTGGAGCACCAGGGCGATCGCACCATAA
- a CDS encoding PEP-CTERM sorting domain-containing protein (PEP-CTERM proteins occur, often in large numbers, in the proteomes of bacteria that also encode an exosortase, a predicted intramembrane cysteine proteinase. The presence of a PEP-CTERM domain at a protein's C-terminus predicts cleavage within the sorting domain, followed by covalent anchoring to some some component of the (usually Gram-negative) cell surface. Many PEP-CTERM proteins exhibit an unusual sequence composition that includes large numbers of potential glycosylation sites. Expression of one such protein has been shown restore the ability of a bacterium to form floc, a type of biofilm.) yields the protein MRVAHRIDRARHGSSGVRGSSRLLFYNLGSAMIRKRLLFSAIGLGLLGSVASADSVTGFNAVTYDNSDPANIFLTGLTYNSVTYNSSQFVYGKTDRYYNLTAGGTALWAPEGSAFPADGTAVGGTSNPKAFDLGSEADNNLWLIDPAVPVGAGSGTPDMASLDGLPYLKTLFASPVTDIFLFERGGGDPGTATPILSADGLTLGTPLQLAYSAVAGGNILSGQGVQGFVYHADSPIWGFQIDASGLDALTILTPVGVPEPSSLVLLGLAGALLFRFKK from the coding sequence ATGCGGGTTGCGCACCGCATCGACAGGGCACGCCATGGTTCCAGTGGCGTGCGCGGCTCATCTCGCCTTCTTTTCTACAACTTGGGGAGTGCAATGATCAGAAAACGACTTCTATTTAGCGCCATCGGCTTGGGGCTGCTCGGTTCTGTCGCTTCGGCGGACAGCGTGACCGGTTTCAACGCGGTCACCTACGACAATAGTGATCCTGCAAATATCTTCCTGACCGGACTTACCTACAACTCGGTTACCTACAACTCAAGCCAGTTTGTCTACGGCAAGACCGATCGCTACTACAACCTAACGGCGGGCGGCACGGCCCTCTGGGCGCCGGAAGGGAGCGCGTTTCCTGCTGACGGAACCGCGGTAGGGGGAACGAGCAATCCGAAAGCGTTCGACTTGGGTTCGGAAGCGGACAACAACCTCTGGCTCATCGATCCTGCTGTTCCTGTCGGCGCCGGTTCTGGAACCCCGGACATGGCGTCGCTCGACGGCCTTCCCTACTTGAAAACACTTTTTGCGTCTCCGGTCACCGATATCTTTTTGTTTGAGCGGGGCGGTGGCGACCCGGGTACGGCTACGCCCATCCTGTCGGCCGATGGCCTTACTTTGGGGACGCCTTTGCAGCTCGCCTATTCAGCGGTTGCAGGAGGAAATATACTCAGCGGTCAAGGTGTCCAGGGTTTCGTCTACCACGCCGATAGCCCAATCTGGGGCTTCCAGATTGATGCGTCTGGACTTGACGCGCTGACGATCCTAACGCCGGTCGGGGTGCCCGAGCCCAGCTCGTTGGTCCTGCTGGGGCTGGCGGGGGCGTTGTTGTTCCGCTTCAAGAAGTAA
- a CDS encoding NAD(P)/FAD-dependent oxidoreductase yields the protein MSERSAIVIGGGLIGCCSAYYLAKLGWRVRLLERQRIGAGASHGNCGFVCPSHVMPLAAPGAVTATLRTMLGRDSPIALRLPPSRSLVAWLTRFAGQCNEGAMARSAAGRHALLAASAPLYRQMLEEERIDCQWQDDGLLVVYSSPQKFEAFGPMAALLAEKYGVESAPYPGDNVKVLEPALRAGLAGGWHFRGDSHVRPDRLLAGLKGALARLEVDVSEGVAVQQMVVAGGRLQRLETSQGPLTADACVLATGAEAPAFARPLGCRMPIQPGKGYSLTMPTPAGAPRLPMIFEEHHVAVTPFRDGLRIGSTMEFAGYDRGINQKRLALLLKSAREHLAAPPPDQFDEVWSGWRPMVYDGLPCIDRAPRAANVVVAAGNGMIGLASAPATGKLAAEIVAGLAPHVPAAPYRLARFA from the coding sequence ATGAGCGAGCGTTCGGCCATTGTTATCGGCGGTGGGCTGATCGGCTGCTGCAGCGCCTACTACTTAGCCAAGCTTGGCTGGCGGGTGCGGCTGCTGGAGCGCCAGCGCATCGGCGCCGGCGCCTCGCACGGCAACTGCGGCTTCGTCTGCCCCAGCCACGTGATGCCGCTCGCGGCGCCCGGCGCGGTGACGGCGACCCTCCGCACGATGCTGGGCCGCGACTCGCCCATCGCCCTGCGGCTGCCGCCCAGCAGGTCGCTGGTGGCGTGGCTGACGCGGTTCGCCGGCCAGTGCAACGAGGGGGCGATGGCCCGCTCGGCCGCCGGCCGGCACGCGTTGCTGGCCGCCTCGGCGCCGCTGTACCGCCAGATGTTGGAGGAAGAACGGATCGACTGCCAGTGGCAGGACGACGGGCTGCTGGTCGTCTACAGCTCGCCGCAGAAGTTTGAGGCCTTCGGGCCGATGGCCGCGTTGCTGGCAGAGAAGTACGGGGTCGAGTCGGCCCCCTACCCCGGCGACAACGTCAAGGTGCTGGAGCCGGCGCTCCGGGCGGGCCTGGCCGGGGGCTGGCACTTCCGCGGCGACTCGCATGTCAGGCCCGACCGCCTGCTGGCGGGGCTGAAGGGCGCCCTGGCGCGGCTGGAGGTCGACGTGTCCGAAGGCGTCGCGGTCCAGCAGATGGTCGTTGCGGGAGGGAGGCTCCAGCGGCTAGAAACCTCGCAGGGGCCGCTGACGGCCGACGCCTGCGTGCTGGCCACCGGCGCCGAGGCGCCGGCGTTCGCCCGGCCGCTGGGGTGCCGGATGCCCATCCAGCCCGGCAAGGGCTACTCGCTGACGATGCCCACCCCCGCCGGGGCGCCGCGGCTGCCGATGATCTTCGAGGAGCACCACGTCGCGGTGACCCCCTTCCGAGACGGGCTGCGTATCGGCTCGACGATGGAGTTCGCCGGCTACGACCGCGGGATCAACCAGAAGCGGCTGGCGCTGCTGCTCAAGAGCGCCCGCGAGCACCTGGCCGCGCCGCCGCCGGACCAGTTCGACGAGGTGTGGTCGGGCTGGCGGCCGATGGTGTACGACGGGCTCCCCTGCATCGACCGAGCGCCCCGGGCCGCCAACGTGGTGGTCGCCGCGGGCAACGGCATGATCGGGTTGGCCAGCGCGCCGGCCACCGGTAAGCTGGCGGCCGAGATCGTCGCGGGCCTTGCCCCCCATGTGCCCGCGGCGCCCTACCGCCTCGCCCGATTCGCCTAA